DNA from Mesorhizobium sp. DCY119:
TAAACGCCGTCTCAATACCGCCCCTCATCGAGGCAAATTTCTTCATGATTTCAGCATCCAAAGAGATCGTTCCAGAACACGAACCCCATAAAGCCCAGAACCAGCAGCATGCCGAGGCGATAGAAGGCTTCCGTCACCCGCTCCGACACCGGCCGTCGGATGACGGCCTCAACTCCATAGAAAAGCAGATGCCCGCCGTCCAGTGGCGGAATCGGCAAAAGATTGAGAAAACCGATTCCGACCGACAAAAGCGCCACGAGTTGCACCAGCCATTCGAAACCGAGCTTGGCCGCCTTGCCGGCCATGTCGGCGATTTTCACCGGTCCGCCGAGCTGGCACTTGTCCTCACGCCCCACGACGAAGCGCTGAAAGAACTGGCCGGTTCTCGCGATTATGTTGCCGGTCTCATAGACCGCCTCAAGCAAGGCGCCGGGCGGGCTGTAGCTGATGACACGCGGCTGACCCACCTGCTCGTTGTTGACCACACCGATGACGCCGACCTTGACGTTGTTTCCAAGCGCGTCCTTCTGTTCCATGACTTCCGGCGTGGCATTGACGGTGACTTCCTTGCCATCACGCAGCATCACGAACTCGATCGCGTCGCCGGTGCGCCCTGAAACCAGGCGCTGGACATCCGCGAAGGTTTCCACGCGCGTGCCGCCAACCCTGACAAACCGATCGCCCGGCAGGATGCCTGCTCTTGCAGCCGGACTGTCGGGGCGCACTTCAGCGACCATCGGCTCGGCGACGAAGCGGCCATAGACGGAAAACATCACGGTAAAGACGGCAATCGTCAGCAGAAAATTGAACGCCGGCCCGGCGAATACGGTGAGAGCCCGCTTCCAGATCGGCTGGGTGTGAAAGGCTACCTTGCGTTCAGCGTCGGTGAGGTTGGCCGTCTCGGTAGAATCAGGCGCACTGGTGACATTCATGTCACCAACGAATTTGACGTATCCACCGAGCGGTATGGCCGATAACTTCCAGCGCGTGCCGTGGCGATCATTGAAGCCAAAAAGCTCAGGTCCGAAGCCGATGGAAAAGGCCTGTACCCCTATGCCGCACCAGCGCCCGACTAGATAGTGCCCCATCTCGTGGACGAACACGACAACGGTCAAAACGAA
Protein-coding regions in this window:
- the rseP gene encoding RIP metalloprotease RseP — encoded protein: MSEILPAVFGVNSLLVGTIIPFLFVLTVVVFVHEMGHYLVGRWCGIGVQAFSIGFGPELFGFNDRHGTRWKLSAIPLGGYVKFVGDMNVTSAPDSTETANLTDAERKVAFHTQPIWKRALTVFAGPAFNFLLTIAVFTVMFSVYGRFVAEPMVAEVRPDSPAARAGILPGDRFVRVGGTRVETFADVQRLVSGRTGDAIEFVMLRDGKEVTVNATPEVMEQKDALGNNVKVGVIGVVNNEQVGQPRVISYSPPGALLEAVYETGNIIARTGQFFQRFVVGREDKCQLGGPVKIADMAGKAAKLGFEWLVQLVALLSVGIGFLNLLPIPPLDGGHLLFYGVEAVIRRPVSERVTEAFYRLGMLLVLGFMGFVFWNDLFGC